A DNA window from Altererythrobacter sp. B11 contains the following coding sequences:
- a CDS encoding lytic transglycosylase domain-containing protein translates to MRLKWAVVAGATTGLGSVLPAHAQEMEPPQMTVASELTTDGFRVAEGTDGFLLVEHGIWRKPPTVSSEPPATDTGRTYLPYRYPKPQGSAPSGFRRASYLPHVYAAEAQYSLPSGLLDALVWTESRYNPMAISKAGAAGLGQLMPGTARDLGVSNRFDPKANILGAARYLRQMLDKFGVVHLALAAYNAGPGAVERAGGIPRNGETPAYVREVLRHWRF, encoded by the coding sequence ATGAGACTGAAATGGGCAGTAGTTGCAGGGGCAACGACAGGACTTGGGTCCGTCCTCCCCGCTCACGCGCAGGAGATGGAGCCCCCTCAGATGACCGTTGCCTCGGAGTTGACGACCGACGGCTTCCGCGTTGCAGAAGGGACTGATGGCTTCCTTCTCGTCGAACATGGCATTTGGAGAAAGCCTCCAACGGTCTCGTCCGAGCCGCCGGCTACCGATACGGGTCGAACCTATCTGCCCTATCGATATCCAAAGCCCCAAGGCAGCGCGCCATCGGGATTCCGTCGGGCAAGCTACCTTCCTCATGTTTACGCTGCTGAGGCTCAATACTCGCTACCAAGCGGCCTTCTCGACGCTCTCGTATGGACGGAATCACGATATAATCCGATGGCCATCAGCAAGGCCGGGGCCGCAGGTTTGGGGCAATTGATGCCAGGGACAGCGCGGGACCTTGGCGTTTCAAATCGCTTCGATCCCAAGGCGAACATCTTGGGTGCGGCCCGATACCTACGCCAGATGCTGGACAAGTTCGGGGTAGTTCATCTGGCCCTCGCTGCCTACAACGCAGGTCCAGGTGCCGTCGAGCGCGCAGGCGGTATTCCTCGCAATGGCGAGACGCCGGCCTATGTGCGCGAAGTGCTGCGCCATTGGCGTTTTTGA
- a CDS encoding hydrogen peroxide-inducible genes activator — MSTYLPTIKQLQYLVALHEHGHFGRAADACFVSQSTLSAGIRELESLLGVTLVERSRRVVRFTPLGNAVVAKAHRLLREAEELSDLVQASGKPLSGELRMSVIPTIAPFLLPKILPRLRKERPNLKLFLREETSDHAVESLHHGRADCVLLALPFATGEVEYDHIEDDRLLVAFPKDDPRDPPDAVPPSMIDEGRLLLLEDGHCLKEHALAACNRPELRASATMIGTSLHTLVQMVDNGLGLTMLPQMAVDAGILQGTDVVARPLKAPNASREIVLAWRKNSPRAEEFKLLAKELRAG; from the coding sequence GTGAGCACCTATCTGCCCACGATCAAGCAGCTGCAATATCTGGTTGCGCTGCATGAGCATGGCCATTTCGGCCGGGCGGCGGATGCCTGTTTCGTATCGCAATCCACTCTCTCGGCGGGGATTCGCGAGCTGGAATCGCTGCTGGGGGTGACGCTGGTGGAGCGCAGCCGCCGCGTGGTGCGTTTCACGCCGCTGGGCAATGCGGTGGTGGCGAAGGCCCACCGTCTGCTGCGCGAAGCGGAGGAACTTTCGGACCTGGTGCAGGCCAGCGGCAAGCCGCTTTCCGGCGAATTGCGGATGAGCGTGATCCCCACAATCGCGCCCTTCCTGCTGCCCAAGATCCTGCCGCGCCTGCGCAAGGAACGGCCGAATCTCAAGCTGTTCCTGCGCGAAGAGACGAGCGATCACGCCGTCGAATCGCTGCATCATGGGCGCGCCGATTGCGTGCTGCTCGCCCTCCCCTTCGCCACGGGCGAAGTGGAGTACGACCATATCGAGGACGATCGGCTGCTGGTGGCCTTTCCCAAGGACGATCCGCGCGATCCGCCGGATGCGGTGCCACCCTCCATGATCGACGAAGGCCGGCTGCTGCTGCTGGAGGACGGGCACTGCCTGAAGGAACATGCCCTGGCCGCCTGTAATCGGCCGGAATTGCGCGCCAGCGCCACCATGATCGGCACCAGCCTGCACACGCTGGTGCAGATGGTGGACAATGGCCTGGGTCTCACCATGCTGCCGCAAATGGCCGTGGATGCTGGCATTTTGCAGGGTACGGATGTGGTGGCCCGCCCATTGAAGGCGCCCAACGCCAGCCGCGAGATCGTGCTCGCCTGGCGCAAGAATTCCCCCCGGGCGGAGGAGTTCAAGCTGCTGGCAAAGGAACTGCGCGCGGGCTGA
- the mltG gene encoding endolytic transglycosylase MltG, translating to MLRRGCLFVVALLAAAFLALGWFAWSWWGASDVEQDTSFTVPSGASLTAIAAKLEEERLIPSAEGFLLRAKLLASDDPVRAGEFLLPAGASPAQILDTFQHGDVIRRFVTIPEGLPSVMVRDRLMAEPLLTGEVAVPAEGSVLPESYAFERGEARSAVLARMQAAMKRTLAELWAKRSPGIAVSTPEEALVLASIVEKETGVARERRMVAGLYSNRLKQGIMLQADPTIIYPITKGRPLGRRIRQSEIQAVNGYNTYTMVGLPEGPITNPGRDSIAAVLNPAKTKALYMVADGTGGHAFAETLAEHNANVAKWFALRRARGEM from the coding sequence ATGCTGCGGCGCGGCTGCCTGTTCGTGGTCGCGCTGCTTGCTGCAGCGTTCCTTGCGCTGGGCTGGTTCGCCTGGAGCTGGTGGGGCGCGTCGGATGTGGAGCAGGATACCAGCTTCACCGTGCCTTCGGGCGCCAGCCTGACGGCTATTGCCGCGAAACTGGAGGAAGAGCGGCTGATCCCCTCCGCGGAGGGATTCCTTCTGCGCGCCAAGCTGCTCGCCAGCGATGATCCGGTGCGCGCCGGCGAGTTCCTGCTCCCCGCGGGGGCAAGCCCGGCGCAGATTCTCGACACCTTCCAGCATGGCGACGTGATCCGCCGCTTCGTGACCATCCCCGAAGGGCTTCCCTCGGTGATGGTGCGCGACCGGCTGATGGCGGAACCTCTGCTCACCGGGGAGGTGGCGGTACCGGCGGAAGGCTCCGTTCTCCCGGAAAGCTATGCCTTCGAACGGGGCGAGGCCCGCAGTGCCGTCCTTGCCCGCATGCAGGCGGCGATGAAGCGCACCCTGGCGGAGCTATGGGCAAAGCGCTCGCCCGGGATCGCCGTGTCCACTCCCGAGGAGGCACTCGTGCTGGCCTCCATCGTGGAGAAGGAGACGGGCGTAGCGCGCGAGCGGCGCATGGTGGCCGGGCTCTACTCGAATCGCCTGAAGCAGGGGATCATGCTGCAGGCCGATCCCACCATCATCTACCCCATAACCAAGGGCCGGCCCCTGGGCCGCCGCATCCGCCAGTCCGAGATTCAGGCGGTGAACGGCTACAACACCTACACGATGGTTGGCCTGCCCGAAGGGCCGATCACCAATCCCGGCCGCGATTCCATCGCCGCAGTACTGAATCCGGCCAAAACGAAGGCGCTGTACATGGTGGCGGACGGCACCGGCGGCCATGCCTTCGCGGAGACATTGGCCGAGCATAACGCCAATGTCGCCAAGTGGTTCGCCCTCCGCCGCGCCCGCGGGGAGATGTAG
- a CDS encoding acyl carrier protein, whose amino-acid sequence MSDTADRVKKIVVEHLGVEEDKVTPDASFIDDLGADSLDIVELVMAFEEEFGVEIPDDAAEKINTVGDANKYIEEHKG is encoded by the coding sequence ATGAGCGATACTGCCGACCGCGTGAAGAAGATCGTCGTCGAACATCTCGGCGTCGAGGAAGACAAGGTCACGCCGGACGCCAGCTTCATTGATGATCTGGGCGCTGACAGCCTCGACATCGTGGAACTGGTCATGGCCTTCGAGGAAGAGTTCGGGGTCGAGATTCCGGACGATGCGGCCGAGAAGATCAACACGGTGGGTGACGCCAACAAGTATATCGAAGAGCACAAGGGCTAA
- the fabF gene encoding beta-ketoacyl-ACP synthase II yields MRRVVVTGLGLVTPLGGDVETSWANIIAGKSGAGRITRFDPSDQKCTIACEVKPKDHPWGFDPDKRVDPKIQRQVDPFIVYGIDAAGQALEDAGLTDMDEALKRRTGCSIGSGIGGLPGIEKESIVLHERGPSRVSPHFVHGRLINLISGQVSIKYGLMGPNHAVVTACSTGAHSIGDAARMIRDGDADIMLAGGSESTINPLGVAGFAQARALNSSYNDRPEQASRPYDKDRDGFVMGEGAGVVVLEEYEHAKARGAKIYAEVVGYGLSGDAYHVTAPHPEGLGAFLAMEMAMRKAGMVPGDIDYINAHGTSTMADTIELGAVKRLMGDDLSGASMSSTKSAIGHLLGGAGAVESIFCILAMRDQIVPPTLNLDNPDEGTEGVDLVPHKARKREVRAVLNNSFGFGGTNASLVMKKAD; encoded by the coding sequence ATGCGTCGTGTTGTCGTTACCGGTCTGGGTCTCGTCACGCCTCTGGGCGGCGATGTGGAAACGAGCTGGGCGAATATCATCGCCGGCAAAAGCGGCGCGGGCCGCATCACCAGATTTGATCCGTCCGATCAGAAGTGCACCATCGCCTGCGAGGTGAAGCCGAAGGATCACCCCTGGGGCTTCGACCCGGACAAGCGCGTTGATCCGAAGATCCAGCGCCAGGTCGATCCCTTCATCGTCTATGGCATCGATGCTGCCGGTCAGGCGCTCGAGGATGCCGGCCTCACCGACATGGACGAGGCGCTGAAGCGCCGCACCGGCTGTTCGATCGGTTCGGGTATCGGCGGCCTGCCGGGGATCGAGAAGGAATCGATCGTGCTGCATGAACGCGGCCCCAGCCGCGTCTCGCCGCATTTCGTCCATGGCCGGCTGATCAATCTCATCAGCGGCCAGGTTTCGATCAAATACGGCCTGATGGGCCCCAATCATGCAGTGGTGACGGCCTGTTCCACCGGTGCGCATTCCATCGGCGATGCGGCGCGGATGATCCGCGATGGCGATGCCGATATCATGCTGGCTGGCGGCTCGGAAAGCACGATCAACCCGCTCGGCGTTGCCGGCTTCGCGCAGGCACGGGCGCTCAATAGCTCCTATAACGACCGGCCCGAGCAGGCGAGCCGCCCCTATGACAAGGATCGGGACGGCTTCGTGATGGGCGAGGGCGCCGGTGTGGTGGTGCTCGAAGAGTATGAGCATGCCAAGGCGCGCGGCGCGAAGATCTATGCCGAGGTTGTCGGCTATGGCCTTTCGGGCGATGCCTATCACGTCACCGCCCCCCACCCGGAGGGGCTGGGCGCCTTCCTCGCCATGGAAATGGCCATGCGCAAGGCGGGCATGGTGCCGGGCGACATCGATTACATCAACGCCCATGGCACCTCGACCATGGCGGATACGATCGAACTGGGCGCGGTGAAGCGGCTGATGGGCGATGACCTTTCCGGCGCGTCGATGAGCTCGACCAAGTCCGCGATCGGCCATCTGCTCGGCGGCGCAGGCGCGGTGGAAAGCATCTTCTGCATCCTCGCCATGCGCGATCAGATCGTGCCGCCCACGCTCAACCTCGACAATCCCGACGAGGGAACGGAAGGCGTGGATCTGGTGCCGCACAAGGCGCGCAAGCGCGAGGTGCGGGCGGTGCTCAACAACAGCTTCGGCTTCGGCGGCACCAACGCCAGCCTGGTGATGAAAAAGGCTGACTGA
- a CDS encoding DUF5818 domain-containing protein, with protein MFLTTTDEVVWIIESEEPECEFVGSAVIVEGVVAGRDRLRADWIGPV; from the coding sequence ATGTTCCTGACCACGACAGACGAAGTCGTCTGGATCATCGAGAGCGAAGAACCCGAATGCGAATTCGTCGGATCAGCGGTGATTGTCGAGGGGGTTGTCGCAGGTCGAGATCGTTTGCGCGCAGACTGGATTGGACCGGTCTGA
- the pgsA gene encoding CDP-diacylglycerol--glycerol-3-phosphate 3-phosphatidyltransferase, with product MLTLPNILTLSRILAVPLLAALLWWPHWQLGYALAFALYCLMGITDYFDGMLARSSGAVSRLGIFLDPIADKIMIAAVILVLTAKGVFTGPHVGDLHVVAGLIILVREIAVSGLREFLGGLQVSVPVSKLAKWKTTFQLVSLGALILGGALPAMEWIHLSGLVFLWAAAILTLVTGWDYLRVGLRHMD from the coding sequence ATGCTGACCTTGCCCAACATCCTCACCTTGTCGCGCATCCTTGCCGTGCCGCTGCTGGCTGCCCTGCTGTGGTGGCCGCACTGGCAGCTGGGCTATGCCCTGGCCTTCGCACTTTACTGCCTGATGGGCATCACCGATTATTTCGACGGCATGCTTGCCCGGTCGAGCGGTGCGGTCAGCCGCCTGGGCATCTTCCTCGATCCCATTGCGGACAAGATCATGATCGCCGCGGTGATTCTGGTGCTGACGGCCAAGGGCGTGTTCACCGGGCCCCATGTCGGCGATCTGCATGTGGTCGCCGGGCTCATCATACTGGTGCGCGAAATCGCCGTGTCGGGCTTGCGGGAATTTCTCGGCGGGCTGCAGGTGTCCGTCCCCGTCAGCAAGCTCGCCAAATGGAAGACGACGTTCCAGCTCGTCTCGCTCGGCGCGCTGATCCTGGGCGGGGCGCTGCCGGCGATGGAATGGATTCACCTGAGCGGGCTGGTGTTCCTGTGGGCTGCCGCGATCCTTACCCTCGTCACCGGGTGGGACTATCTGCGGGTCGGCCTGCGCCACATGGATTGA
- a CDS encoding MFS transporter, translating to MLTSTYLLRQRRFLPLFATQLLNAFNDNLYKNAMVLFVVYGVYSSEKAEAQFSAVASGLFILPFFLLSALAGQMADMRDKAMIIRRVKAAEIGIMTVGAAGLALAWLGVFTQAVAIPLMLAALFAMGIHSTFFGPIKYAILPQHLNREEVLAGTGLVEAGTYIAILAGTVLAGFIPVEVAAALVIVTALIGFFTSQQVPPAPPLSAENHADFETLANLKHIVCRRVGLGRMVCAPFSFFFWTVGSSVKLVRKSMHHREVFLAILAISFFWTIGAVLFIQFPPLAKNVLMASKEVASLFLVIFSIGVAIGSVAINALLKGDVSARYAPASVIAMGVFVAAFYFVCRQWQMSVTSDELMGVGAFLSHSLAPLVLLTLLLIAISGGMFVVPLYAFLTTKCEPAEAARTVAANNIVNSGAMVAGSLIAGALTALHIPLVEQLLLSAAMCLVSAWLGAKLHRAEKLSLAAA from the coding sequence ATGCTCACATCCACCTACCTGCTCCGGCAAAGGCGGTTCCTGCCGCTTTTCGCCACCCAGTTGCTCAACGCCTTCAACGACAACCTCTACAAGAACGCGATGGTGCTGTTCGTCGTCTATGGCGTCTACAGCTCCGAAAAGGCGGAAGCACAATTCAGCGCCGTCGCCTCCGGCCTGTTCATCCTGCCGTTCTTCCTGCTGTCTGCGCTGGCCGGCCAGATGGCGGACATGCGCGACAAGGCAATGATCATCCGCCGGGTCAAGGCGGCAGAGATCGGCATCATGACCGTGGGCGCGGCCGGCCTCGCCCTCGCCTGGCTGGGCGTGTTCACCCAGGCGGTCGCGATCCCGCTGATGCTGGCGGCCCTGTTCGCCATGGGCATCCATTCCACCTTCTTCGGCCCGATTAAATACGCGATCCTGCCCCAGCACCTCAATCGAGAGGAAGTGCTGGCCGGCACCGGTCTGGTGGAAGCGGGGACCTATATCGCCATCCTCGCGGGCACGGTGCTGGCCGGCTTCATCCCGGTGGAGGTGGCCGCCGCGCTGGTGATCGTGACGGCGCTGATCGGCTTCTTCACCAGCCAGCAAGTGCCCCCCGCCCCGCCGCTTTCAGCCGAGAACCACGCCGATTTCGAAACGCTGGCCAATCTCAAGCACATCGTCTGCCGCCGCGTGGGGCTGGGCCGCATGGTCTGCGCACCCTTCTCCTTCTTCTTCTGGACCGTGGGATCGTCGGTGAAGCTGGTGCGCAAATCCATGCACCACCGCGAGGTGTTTCTGGCGATCCTGGCGATCAGCTTCTTCTGGACGATCGGCGCGGTGCTGTTCATCCAGTTCCCCCCGCTGGCGAAGAACGTGCTGATGGCCAGCAAGGAGGTCGCGAGCCTGTTCCTCGTCATCTTCTCGATCGGCGTGGCGATCGGCTCCGTGGCGATCAACGCGCTGCTGAAGGGCGATGTCTCTGCCCGCTATGCCCCGGCTTCGGTGATCGCGATGGGCGTCTTCGTGGCCGCCTTCTACTTCGTCTGCCGCCAGTGGCAGATGTCGGTCACGTCTGACGAGCTGATGGGCGTCGGCGCGTTCCTCAGCCATTCGCTGGCCCCGCTCGTGCTGCTGACCTTGCTGCTGATCGCCATATCCGGCGGTATGTTCGTGGTGCCGCTTTACGCCTTCCTCACCACCAAATGCGAACCGGCCGAAGCCGCTCGTACCGTGGCGGCGAACAATATCGTCAATTCCGGGGCGATGGTGGCCGGCTCGCTGATCGCGGGGGCGCTTACTGCGTTGCACATCCCGCTAGTGGAGCAATTGCTGCTGAGTGCGGCGATGTGCCTGGTTTCGGCCTGGCTCGGCGCCAAGTTGCACCGGGCGGAAAAGCTCTCCCTCGCCGCCGCGTAA
- the aspS gene encoding aspartate--tRNA ligase has protein sequence MHAYRTHNCAALRAENVGETVRLSGWVHRKRDHGGVLFVDLRDHYGITQIVADEDSPALPLLDGLKVESVVTIDGEVKARSEGTVNPNLPTGAIEVFARDVTVQSRAEELPLPVAGEQEYPEDIRLKYRFVDLRRETMHRNIMLRSQVISSLRRRMQDQGFTEFQTPILGASSPEGARDYLVPSRLHPGRFYALPQAPQMFKQLLMVAGFDRYFQIAPCFRDEDLRADRSPEFYQLDFEMSFVTQEDVFNAIEPVLAGVFEEFSGGKSVTPAGEFPRIPYREAMLKYGSDKPDLRNPLIITDVSQHFTQSGFGLFEKIVGGGGVVRAIPAPATNEKSRKFFDDMNDWARREGFAGLGYVTRKGGEFGGPIAKNHGPENMEKTYAELGLGENDGLFFAAGKEKDAVKLAGAARTRVAEELGLIEQGCFKFCWIVDFPMFEYDEEQKKVDFSHNPFSMPQGELEALETQDPLDILAWQYDIVCNGYELSSGAIRNHRPDIMYKAFEIAGYSQADVDANFSGMIEAFKLGAPPHGGSAPGIDRIVMLLADEPNIREVIAFPMNQRAQDLMMGAPSVVSPRQLRELSIRLAEQPQAAAGETTRVDRAEQP, from the coding sequence ATGCACGCCTATCGTACCCACAATTGCGCCGCCCTTCGCGCCGAGAATGTCGGCGAGACGGTTCGCCTGTCCGGCTGGGTGCACCGCAAGCGCGACCATGGCGGCGTGCTGTTCGTCGATCTGCGCGATCACTACGGGATCACGCAGATCGTGGCGGATGAGGATTCGCCCGCCCTGCCGCTGCTCGATGGCCTGAAGGTCGAAAGCGTGGTGACGATCGACGGCGAAGTGAAGGCGCGCAGCGAGGGGACCGTGAATCCCAACCTGCCGACCGGCGCGATCGAGGTGTTCGCCCGCGACGTGACGGTGCAGAGCCGCGCGGAAGAGCTGCCGCTGCCGGTGGCCGGGGAGCAGGAATATCCCGAGGACATCCGCCTCAAATACCGCTTCGTGGACCTGCGGCGTGAAACCATGCACCGCAATATCATGCTGCGCAGCCAGGTGATTTCCAGCCTGCGCCGCCGGATGCAGGATCAGGGCTTCACCGAATTCCAGACGCCGATTCTCGGCGCTTCCAGCCCCGAAGGCGCGCGGGACTATCTCGTGCCCAGCCGCCTTCATCCGGGCCGCTTCTATGCGCTGCCGCAGGCGCCGCAGATGTTCAAGCAGCTGCTGATGGTGGCCGGCTTCGATCGCTATTTCCAGATTGCGCCCTGCTTCCGGGATGAGGATCTGCGAGCAGACCGCAGCCCCGAGTTCTACCAGCTCGACTTTGAAATGAGCTTCGTCACCCAGGAGGACGTGTTCAACGCGATCGAGCCGGTGCTGGCCGGCGTGTTCGAAGAGTTTTCCGGCGGCAAGAGCGTGACCCCGGCGGGCGAGTTCCCGCGTATCCCCTATCGCGAAGCCATGCTGAAATATGGCTCTGACAAGCCGGATCTGCGCAATCCGCTGATCATCACCGACGTTTCGCAGCATTTCACCCAGTCGGGTTTCGGTCTGTTCGAGAAGATCGTGGGTGGCGGCGGCGTGGTGCGGGCGATTCCCGCGCCGGCGACCAATGAGAAGAGCCGCAAGTTCTTCGACGACATGAACGATTGGGCCCGGCGCGAAGGCTTCGCCGGCCTCGGCTATGTCACCCGCAAGGGCGGTGAGTTCGGCGGCCCTATCGCCAAGAATCACGGGCCGGAGAACATGGAGAAGACCTATGCCGAGCTTGGCCTCGGCGAGAATGACGGCCTGTTCTTCGCCGCCGGCAAGGAGAAGGACGCGGTGAAGCTGGCCGGGGCCGCGCGCACCCGCGTGGCCGAAGAGTTGGGGTTGATCGAGCAGGGCTGCTTCAAGTTCTGCTGGATCGTGGACTTCCCAATGTTCGAATATGATGAAGAGCAGAAGAAGGTGGATTTCAGCCACAATCCCTTCAGCATGCCGCAGGGCGAGCTGGAAGCGCTGGAGACGCAGGACCCGCTCGATATCCTTGCCTGGCAGTATGACATCGTCTGCAACGGCTATGAGCTGAGCAGCGGCGCCATCCGGAACCACCGCCCCGACATCATGTACAAGGCCTTCGAAATCGCGGGCTATTCGCAGGCGGATGTGGACGCGAATTTCTCCGGCATGATCGAGGCGTTCAAGCTGGGCGCCCCGCCGCACGGCGGCTCCGCGCCGGGCATCGACCGCATCGTGATGCTGCTGGCGGACGAGCCAAACATTCGCGAAGTCATTGCCTTCCCGATGAACCAGCGTGCGCAGGACCTCATGATGGGCGCGCCCAGCGTGGTAAGCCCGAGGCAATTGCGCGAGCTGAGCATCCGCCTGGCTGAGCAGCCGCAGGCCGCCGCCGGGGAAACCACGCGGGTGGACCGGGCCGAGCAGCCCTGA
- a CDS encoding tyrosine-type recombinase/integrase has product MPLTETQARNSKPSDRAYKLADGEGLFLFVQPNGSKLWRMKYRFAGKEKLLSFGAYPDLGIAAARAKRTAAKALLAEGKDPMKSKGEVISQEGATFFDVAKRWHENRKSALNAAHAERVWSRMERDVFPAIGEKLVHEITAPDVLAMIRKIEARGALDISRRAKQGVGQVFQFAIACGLASNDPTTHLRGALKPRPRVKHMSRLPLSELPAFIEKLHAYQEEGERRSSITRDAVLFALLTWVRTKELRFAAKSEFEDLGGKSPVWRIPAERMKMGREHLVPLSQQATHIAKSMIAAAPGEFLFPGNGPNKPLSENTMIYALYRLGYHSRQTVHGFRGLASTWANEQLVEFGKPPMWIRKYHEDWVELQLAHSEKNDVRGAYNAAEYLAPRRRMMQDWADYLSGGKVIDIKKAGKRAA; this is encoded by the coding sequence ATGCCTCTCACGGAGACTCAGGCCCGAAATTCCAAGCCAAGTGATCGCGCCTACAAGCTGGCCGACGGGGAGGGCCTATTCCTGTTCGTCCAGCCGAACGGATCAAAGTTGTGGCGGATGAAGTACCGCTTCGCAGGCAAGGAGAAGTTGCTCTCGTTCGGCGCTTACCCAGACCTCGGGATAGCTGCAGCGCGTGCCAAGCGCACAGCCGCAAAGGCGTTGCTAGCCGAGGGCAAGGATCCAATGAAATCCAAGGGGGAAGTGATCTCGCAGGAGGGTGCCACTTTCTTTGATGTCGCAAAGCGCTGGCATGAAAATCGAAAGAGCGCGTTGAATGCCGCGCACGCCGAACGCGTCTGGTCGCGCATGGAAAGGGACGTGTTTCCAGCCATCGGCGAGAAACTCGTTCATGAAATCACGGCGCCCGACGTCCTGGCAATGATACGCAAAATCGAAGCAAGAGGCGCGCTCGATATCAGCCGGCGTGCGAAGCAAGGGGTGGGGCAAGTCTTCCAGTTCGCAATCGCGTGTGGCCTGGCCTCGAATGATCCGACGACACATCTGCGTGGGGCGCTAAAGCCGCGACCACGAGTGAAGCATATGAGCCGTCTGCCGCTCAGCGAATTGCCCGCATTCATCGAGAAGCTGCATGCCTACCAGGAAGAGGGCGAACGGCGGTCCTCAATCACCCGTGACGCAGTTCTCTTTGCGCTCCTGACTTGGGTTCGAACGAAGGAGCTCCGCTTCGCCGCCAAATCCGAGTTCGAAGACCTCGGCGGCAAATCACCTGTCTGGCGCATACCGGCCGAGCGAATGAAGATGGGACGAGAGCATTTGGTGCCCCTCTCGCAGCAGGCAACGCACATCGCGAAATCTATGATAGCAGCAGCGCCTGGCGAGTTTCTCTTCCCGGGTAATGGCCCAAACAAGCCGCTTTCAGAGAACACAATGATCTACGCGCTCTATCGCCTCGGATACCACAGTCGCCAAACCGTACACGGCTTCCGGGGCTTGGCGAGCACCTGGGCCAATGAGCAGTTGGTCGAGTTCGGCAAGCCGCCCATGTGGATCAGGAAATACCATGAGGATTGGGTCGAACTACAGCTCGCGCATTCGGAGAAAAACGACGTGCGTGGAGCTTACAATGCCGCTGAATACCTGGCTCCTCGGCGCCGGATGATGCAGGACTGGGCTGACTATCTGAGCGGCGGGAAGGTCATCGACATCAAGAAGGCAGGGAAGCGCGCAGCCTGA
- the rnd gene encoding ribonuclease D, with product MKIHPLITTTDELADLCERLGRSEFVAVDTEFMRENTYYPLLCLVQVGNEEEAAAIDPLADGIDLAPLLELLTENEDVLKVFHAGGQDVEIIYNLTGKTPHPIFDTQVAMMAVSQNEQIGYANLVESWLGKTIDKGARFTDWSRRPLTERQIEYAIGDVTYLAKIFPRLLKKLIKTERGSWLNAEMDKLADPANYANDLELAWHRIRPPSRSAVVLGRLKALAAWRETEAQDKNIPRGRIMRDETLADLASQPPKKQDDLAKVRGLSQAWKDNDIGKRLMRVLRDAGPLPSDEMPDKPKRGAPLGKEGALVADLLKLLLKIRAREIDVAARLLTRSDELEALAAGVRKLPVLEGWRYEVFGRDALDLVEGKLAFAVENGRLKMTHIDDAEPPSQEQAAE from the coding sequence ATGAAAATACACCCGCTGATCACCACCACCGATGAACTTGCCGATCTGTGCGAACGGCTCGGCCGATCCGAGTTCGTGGCCGTGGACACCGAGTTCATGCGCGAGAACACCTATTACCCGCTGCTGTGCCTGGTGCAGGTGGGCAATGAGGAGGAGGCCGCGGCAATCGACCCGCTGGCCGACGGCATCGATCTCGCCCCACTGCTCGAGCTGCTGACCGAGAACGAGGACGTGCTCAAGGTCTTCCACGCCGGCGGGCAGGACGTCGAAATCATCTACAACCTCACCGGGAAGACGCCGCACCCGATCTTCGACACACAGGTGGCGATGATGGCGGTCAGCCAGAACGAGCAGATCGGCTATGCCAATCTGGTCGAAAGCTGGCTGGGCAAGACGATCGACAAGGGTGCGCGTTTTACCGACTGGAGCCGCCGCCCGCTTACCGAACGGCAGATCGAATATGCCATCGGCGACGTGACCTATCTCGCGAAGATCTTCCCCCGCCTGCTCAAGAAGCTGATCAAGACCGAACGCGGCAGCTGGCTGAATGCCGAAATGGACAAGCTGGCCGATCCCGCGAACTACGCCAATGATCTCGAGCTTGCCTGGCACCGTATCCGCCCACCCAGCCGCAGCGCGGTGGTGCTCGGCCGGCTCAAGGCGCTCGCCGCCTGGCGCGAGACGGAGGCGCAGGATAAGAACATTCCGCGCGGCCGCATCATGCGGGACGAGACGCTGGCCGATCTCGCCAGCCAGCCGCCCAAGAAACAGGACGACCTCGCCAAGGTGCGCGGCCTTTCGCAAGCCTGGAAGGATAATGACATCGGCAAGCGGTTGATGCGCGTGCTGCGCGATGCCGGCCCGCTGCCGAGCGACGAGATGCCCGACAAGCCGAAGCGCGGCGCGCCTCTGGGCAAGGAAGGCGCGCTGGTGGCGGATTTGCTCAAGCTGCTGCTGAAAATCCGCGCCCGTGAAATCGACGTGGCTGCCCGGCTGCTCACCCGCTCGGACGAGCTGGAGGCGCTCGCGGCGGGCGTGCGCAAGCTACCTGTGCTCGAGGGCTGGCGCTACGAAGTGTTCGGCCGCGATGCACTCGATCTTGTAGAGGGGAAGCTGGCCTTCGCGGTGGAGAATGGGCGGCTCAAGATGACCCATATCGATGACGCCGAACCGCCATCGCAGGAGCAGGCTGCCGAGTGA